AGGGTTGCTGTTTTGGTTCATTTGGAACGTAATGATTCGAGTTCCAGATACGGTTACTAGATCGATATCTTTCGCGTTTTTCACACGGCGTTGATCATTTGGTGCCACCGGGTGGATCATGTCAACGTCGCCAGAAAGAAGTGCAGCAACACGTGTCGCATCTTCTTTAATTGGTACAAGCGTTAACTTGTCTACGTTACCGGGGGATTTCTTATCCCAGTAACCGTCAAAACGTTCGAATACAACTTTTACACCTTGCTCACGAGAAGTGACAGTGAAAGGGCCTGTACCAGATACGTGTGTTGACGCATAAGAGCTACCGTGTTTAACGATTTCAGATTTGTCTTTACCGTTTTCTTTACCAGAATAGAACTTCTTATCCATTGGGAAGATATAAGTTGCTGTCTGTAGTACAAGTGGATACGGTTCTGAAGAGACGATTTCTACCGTGTAGTCATCAATCTTCGTCATTTTTTCGTATGGAGAGAAAACGTTTTTGAAATCAACTGATAATTTTAGACGGTCGAATGTCCATACAACGTCATCAGCAGTTAGTTGGTTACCAGAGTGGAATTTTACGCCTTTACGTAGGTGAAAACGGAAAGTTGTATCATTTACACGTTCCCATTTTTCAGCGATACGGCCTTCAAAATCGAAATCTTTGGTAAAACGAACCAAGGGATCAAACAACATGTGCGACATCTGTAGTGTACCACCAGATAGTTGCTCATGCGGGTCAAGCGATACTGGATCTGCATCATAAGCAACAGTGATATCTGCTGCAGCAGCGCTAAAGCTTAGGCCTGCGGCCATTAAGGCAATGGCGAGTTTGGTCTTTAAGGTTTTCATTTGCATAACTCCTTCATGCAGGGACGTTACTCCCGATGTGTTGTGTTTGTTTTTTTTATTATGTAACGGTTGTTTTTTCGTTTAATTCATAGGATTTAGCTTGCCAGTTTGTCACGTAAACCTTTAAATTCAGGCATTAACGAAACAAGGTGCTGACTGTATTCATGTTGTGGATTGGTAAATAGCGCTTCCGTCGGTGCTACTTCAAGCAGTGCCCCTTTTTGCATTACGCCAACACGGTCACTTACTTGACGAATAACCGGTAAATCATGACTAATGAACAACATAGTTAGATTAAGTTCGTCTTGTAAATCTTTAAGTAGGTTAAGAATTTGAGCCTGTACTGATACATCAAGTGCTGATGTAGGTTCATCACAAATTAATAAACGTGGACGTGTAGCGAGTGCACGGGCAATTGAAATACGTTGACGTTGACCACCAGAGAACTCGTGTGGGTATTTAACCCCTGCCATTCTGCCTAGCCCTACGTGATCCAGTAGATCATGTACGATTTGACGGATTTCAGCTTCAGATGATGCTAATTTGTGGAAACGAATTGGTTCTGAAATGATATCAAAAACCTTCATTCTCGGATTCATCGACGTATATGGATTTTGGAACACCATCTGCATTTGACGACGAATAGGGCGACGTTCTTTTTCAGATTTCAAGGCGGTTAAATCAATGCCTTCAAATGTGATGTTACCTTCATTAGGTGCATAAAGACCCGCAATTACACGTGCAATCGTTGATTTACCCGAACCTGACTCACCCACAAGACCAAAGGTTTCACCTTCGTTAATATGGAAGCTTACTTTGTTCGATGCTTGTACGTATTCCCGTTTACTTTCAAAAAATGAATCTTTAGTCACAAAGCGAAGACTTACATCATTCACTGTCAGCAGTGGACCCGTGTATTCACGTTGATCTTCACTTTGACCTAACCAATGATTTTTAATATCGATTTGCTTCATTTCTTCGGCTTCTTCGATATAGCTTACCAGCGGAAAACGATCTAACTTGATATCAGAGCGAGGTACCGCAGAAATAAGGCTACGAGTATACTCATGCGAAGGATCGCTAAGTACTTGCTTGGTTGGACCGAATTCAACAAGATCACCACGGTACATCACGGCAATTTTATCTGTTACATTTGATACCACACCCATGTCATGCGTAACGAGCATACAGCCTACGTTTTTCTTGATACACAATTCACGGATCAACGTTAGAATTTGGTCTTGAATTGAAACATCAAGTGCGGTTGTTGGTTCATCCGCAATAATTAAATCGGGTTCACAAGACAATGCGATAGCGATAACCACACGTTGTCTCATACCGCCTGAAAATTGATGCGGGTATTGTTTAATGCGTAATTCAGGTTCAGGAATACCTACCTGTTCCATTAAGGTCAGTGCCCGAGAGAAAGCTTCTTCTTTGCTTACATCAAGATTGGCTAGAATAGTTTCTGTAATTTGGCGTTCGATAGTAAAAAGTGGATTTAGTGATGTCATTGGATCTTGGAAGATGAAACCAATTTTTGAGCCACGTACTTTACGCATCTCTTCAGGTGTTAAACCTGATATTTTTTCACCTTCAAGATATACTTCACCGCTAGCAATAACACCCGGTGGGCTTAGTAAATCAATAACGGCATTACCCACTGTTGACTTACCTGCGCCAGATTCACCTACTACACCAACGATTTCACCGCGTTCGATAGATAAAGACAATGATTTCACTGCTGCGTGCACACCATGTCGAGATGGATATTCGATGCGAAGATTTTTTACTTCTAATAAAGACATTACCAGACCCTTATAACTCGATGATTCCCATCCAGTCTGAAAAATTGATTCCATTCACTATCAGTAAATGTCACTGATATGTTACGTGCTTATTAATCTGACAAATAAACTGCGATAAATCAATAAAAATGATATAAAAATCTAGATTATGTTATTTTTTTGCACTAAAACGCAGGTATTCTATAGTTTTTTTAGATTTTTAAAAAAAATTTAATTGAATAATTATAGACTTTTTACGTAAAAATAACCAAAAAGTAATACTTTAACTATTTTGTAACACCTTTGTCTAGCGCTTGATATATCCAGTTTATAACGGGACCACATGCTTGATCTCGACGTTTTACAATGCCCATTTCAATGAGCAATGGATCGGTAATATGCTTAGTAGATAATTCAATTAATGCGCCTTTATACCAGTGTATATTGGCGACATGTTCAGGTACTAATGCCCAACCTATGCCACGAATAACTAATTCCGTTATGTAGTAATAACTGTCGATATGCCAATGATTCGGTGAGGTGGCTTTGGCTTGCGTAATCCCCATGCGGTCACGGATGACTAACTCCCTAAATTGATTCAACTGTTCTATTTTTGGCTCAGGGATTTTAGCTAAAGGGTGTTCGGGAGCCACAATCAAAGTTTGGGTAAATTTACCGATAGACATGAACTCGAGTGAGTCTAATAGTGCCTTTAAGTGGAATAAGATACCAAGGTCGGCTTTTTTCTCATCGACCCATTTAGGAATGTCAGCTTGAGAACCACTGATTATGTTGATTTTTAATAGGGGGAATTGCTTGGCGATATCTTCAAATAAATGCTGAAAAATCATAATCGGAGCCGCTTCATCCATGGCTATCGTTAAACAAATTTCTTCACCACCCGAAACGGTTAATGCACGAGACTGTAGGCGTTGGCATTGTTGTAGAACCGCTTCTGCTTCTGCATACATATCTTCACCTGCCAGTGTCAGTATCGGTAATCGAGCACTGCGATCAAATAAGGTTATATCAAGATCGGTTTCTAAATTGGCTATCGCAGTACTGATTCTCGATTGTGCTTTACCTAAATGGCGAGCGGCGGCTGAAAATGAACCGAGTTTTACAGCGGTTACAAATGCTTCTAATTGATCAACTGTCCAATTCATCTTGTTTTCTCACTTTATTTGAGTGACTGGGGGGCTGGCATAAATGGATCTAACTATCCGAAAATCGGATGGATGCTAACTTTCATCAATATCAAAAACAAGCATAATGCATAAAAATAAACGTATTCAATATTAAATAGAGGTTTTTGTGAGTGCATCGCCGTTACAACCAAGATCATTAGATCAAAACAAGACTGAGCTAGCATCGGATGCAGAGATTAAACGTTCTTTTTGGCGTTATGCGATCCCATCTATTGCCGCGATGTTGGTGAGTGGACTTTATCAAATTATCGATGGTATTTTTGTCGGCCACTATGTGGGTGTAGAAGGACTTGCTGCGATTAATATGGCGTGGCCGATCACCTTTGTGGTGTCTGGACTAGGCATCATGATTGGTATGGGCGGTGGCACTTTAATTTCGATGAATCGTGGTGAACAAGATCAAACGTCAGCTCAGAAAGCGTTTAATGCCAGCTTTTTCTTGATGGTTGTATTAGCGATTATTTCCGCGGCTGGTTTGTTCTTATGGGGTGCTGATTTACTGCGAGCGCAAGGTGGTGAAGGCGTTATTTTTACCCTAGGTTTTGGTTATGTGAATATCTTTGCCTACGGGACTATTGCCACTATTATGGCTGCGGCTATCCCTATGTTAGTGCGTAACGATGAAAGTCCAAATGTAGCGACTGCATTAATGATCTTTGGCGCGCTGTTAAACATAGTGCTCGATTATGTGTTTATTGGCTTGTGGCAATGGCAACTTGAAGGTGCTGCACTAGCGACCATCATTGCTCAGTTCTTAGTGACTATCATTGGCATTGTTTACTTTGTTTCCAAGCACTCAAGTTTAAAATTAGATAGTAGCTTGATTAAAGTTAACCCACGAATGATGAGTACGATTATTAGCTTAGGTGCTTCATCATTAGTGATGTATTTGTATACCAGTTTTGTGTTTGCACTGCATAACCGTTTATTCATGCAATATGGTACGCCTGTGACTGTGGGAGCGTTTGCTATTGTCGGTTACATCATGACACTTTATTACTTGGTGGCAGAGGGTATTGCGGAAGGCATGCAACCACCAGTGAGTTATTATTTTGGTGCTCAGCAGTTTGAAAATATCAAGAAAATGCTACTAATGTCG
This Moritella sp. 5 DNA region includes the following protein-coding sequences:
- a CDS encoding ABC transporter substrate-binding protein: MKTLKTKLAIALMAAGLSFSAAAADITVAYDADPVSLDPHEQLSGGTLQMSHMLFDPLVRFTKDFDFEGRIAEKWERVNDTTFRFHLRKGVKFHSGNQLTADDVVWTFDRLKLSVDFKNVFSPYEKMTKIDDYTVEIVSSEPYPLVLQTATYIFPMDKKFYSGKENGKDKSEIVKHGSSYASTHVSGTGPFTVTSREQGVKVVFERFDGYWDKKSPGNVDKLTLVPIKEDATRVAALLSGDVDMIHPVAPNDQRRVKNAKDIDLVTVSGTRIITFQMNQNSNPALKDVRVRQAIVHAINNEAIVKKIMKGFGTTAGQQGPAGYSGYDADLVPRYDLKKAKQLMKDAGYENGFKLSMMAPNNRYVNDAKIAQATASMLSKIGIKVDLKTMPKAQYWPEFDLCSADMMMVGWHSDTEDSANFSEFLTMTRDKETGRGAYNCGYYSNAEVDKLVNSANAETDTAKRGVMLQRVEKILYDEAAFVPLHWQDLAWGAKSTLQIDPIVNALNFPYFGDLVVK
- a CDS encoding ABC transporter ATP-binding protein — translated: MSLLEVKNLRIEYPSRHGVHAAVKSLSLSIERGEIVGVVGESGAGKSTVGNAVIDLLSPPGVIASGEVYLEGEKISGLTPEEMRKVRGSKIGFIFQDPMTSLNPLFTIERQITETILANLDVSKEEAFSRALTLMEQVGIPEPELRIKQYPHQFSGGMRQRVVIAIALSCEPDLIIADEPTTALDVSIQDQILTLIRELCIKKNVGCMLVTHDMGVVSNVTDKIAVMYRGDLVEFGPTKQVLSDPSHEYTRSLISAVPRSDIKLDRFPLVSYIEEAEEMKQIDIKNHWLGQSEDQREYTGPLLTVNDVSLRFVTKDSFFESKREYVQASNKVSFHINEGETFGLVGESGSGKSTIARVIAGLYAPNEGNITFEGIDLTALKSEKERRPIRRQMQMVFQNPYTSMNPRMKVFDIISEPIRFHKLASSEAEIRQIVHDLLDHVGLGRMAGVKYPHEFSGGQRQRISIARALATRPRLLICDEPTSALDVSVQAQILNLLKDLQDELNLTMLFISHDLPVIRQVSDRVGVMQKGALLEVAPTEALFTNPQHEYSQHLVSLMPEFKGLRDKLAS
- a CDS encoding LysR family transcriptional regulator — translated: MNWTVDQLEAFVTAVKLGSFSAAARHLGKAQSRISTAIANLETDLDITLFDRSARLPILTLAGEDMYAEAEAVLQQCQRLQSRALTVSGGEEICLTIAMDEAAPIMIFQHLFEDIAKQFPLLKINIISGSQADIPKWVDEKKADLGILFHLKALLDSLEFMSIGKFTQTLIVAPEHPLAKIPEPKIEQLNQFRELVIRDRMGITQAKATSPNHWHIDSYYYITELVIRGIGWALVPEHVANIHWYKGALIELSTKHITDPLLIEMGIVKRRDQACGPVINWIYQALDKGVTK
- a CDS encoding MATE family efflux transporter; amino-acid sequence: MSASPLQPRSLDQNKTELASDAEIKRSFWRYAIPSIAAMLVSGLYQIIDGIFVGHYVGVEGLAAINMAWPITFVVSGLGIMIGMGGGTLISMNRGEQDQTSAQKAFNASFFLMVVLAIISAAGLFLWGADLLRAQGGEGVIFTLGFGYVNIFAYGTIATIMAAAIPMLVRNDESPNVATALMIFGALLNIVLDYVFIGLWQWQLEGAALATIIAQFLVTIIGIVYFVSKHSSLKLDSSLIKVNPRMMSTIISLGASSLVMYLYTSFVFALHNRLFMQYGTPVTVGAFAIVGYIMTLYYLVAEGIAEGMQPPVSYYFGAQQFENIKKMLLMSIKVTVIAGIGFIVILNVMPNLMISLFTSESAELIAEAKNGIHLHLFAMFLDGIIVLASVYFMAIGKGGKALAISVGNMLIQLPFLYFLPQWLGVDGIWLALPLSNIVLFVIVAPLVWHDIKQREQEPEVTLCQQS